aaaaaaagaaacaaaatcattttagtatgtctatgaaataaaaaagcaatttaattttttcttactattatatactatatcaaattttttattttttttaattaatgaatCCTAGAAATAAGGCTTGTAGGCCATATCGTTCatcttttttattaatataacaCGTCACTTGTGTTTCCAATACCTATCAAACATTTTCTCCTCCATGAGTAACAAATGAAGCAGCTTTCTTGGTCAAGTGAACAGGATTACAGGGAAGACAAGTACAGAGTTAGTGCTGAAGAGTACCAATACACCAACGTCTTTTATCAAACAAAaccaccaaaagaaaatagatAAAAGAGGAAGTAGTGCACCCACTGTGGTCTCAATTTCACTCTTATCGTTACCAAAATTGCAAATATTCCACAATATTATTCCGGGTGTTTTAATTAGTGGTACAAATACAATGAAATTAAGTTTTTAAAAGTAGCTCGAGGTTTGAAACTCGATCAAATTAAAGCAGTCCAATATTCCCCTTATAAAAAAGTACTTTTTGcacttttctttttcactttttgcACTTccttttttaaattatgttcGTTAATTTGTTTTTTCCAATCATTCAATCTAACtactagaagaagaaaaaaaataaagaaatgcaTATCACTTCCTTTTTGCATATATTCAAGTGTGAATAAACACCACCAGTAATTACTTAAAGCATACACACATCAATCTCTATGGATACGTCTcactcaaaagaaggaaaaaaaccaAGGCATTTTAATTTGTAGGTAGAGGAAAGCGAAAGCACATTTGTCTTTAGATATATATACATGACAcgtagggctggtttggtattgctgtgctttgaaaaaaaaactgctgtgagaataagcggttgtgctgtgagaataagcagctgtgaaatacagctgagtgtttggtaaacttttttgtaaaagtgcttttggaaaaaaaaaaaacagtctgatagtggatcttttcattaaaggagcactgtagctccgtgtgctttgaaaaaaagccagttttccaaagctgcaaatagcaacttcagctttttcctttgatttcagcttattctcacagcagctttcaaaataagccatttttttttagtttaccaaacacctaaaaccctcatagctttttttcatgggtgttttttttaagcacctcacttccAAACCATCCCGTAAATTCTTAggaaaatcacatcaaaatgtaTTTAGAAAAAGCGTATATGATGTTATTACTTACAATTTTTCCGATAAGTATTACTGATAGTCCGATAAATTAAAGGATATATATTTTTGGgttaaatacaaaaaatacCTAAAGTCTCAAGACATTTCAAATAACTACTTAACGTTTTGAAAATGAGACATCTAATAGGTCACGAAGGACTTCACTGACATTAAGTGATTCCACTACTAGCATTAAATGACGAGGTGAACAAACACTAAAGTTGGTTTTCACTAATCGACGTCTTTAGAGTTCTAATCCCTCAAATTGACCCATTTTAGCCAATTTAAACCATGAATTTGCATAGCGAAGTAGCGTCGATTTAGAAATTCAAATCTCCATAGATGACttgagagttaaaacacgtTTAATATTTGTTCATGTTATCACTGAATGCTAGTGAACTTAATGAATGTTCATTTTTCAAAACTTGAGGTTGTTATTTGGAATGTTTTAAAAGGTTGTGACCAATTTAAAATCAACCATAAAGAGGTTAGATAGTTAGTATAGTTTTATACAATAATCCAATAAATCTTGACAATAGTTAAATCTTCCATAACTTGTATCGATACTACTATATAGTATGTACTATTATAGCAAACCTTGttatttgattgattttaaattaATATCTATAGAGATCCTCCATATAgatttttcttcttaaaaaaatatataataaaataaaaagaaaactaatgaaaagggcttgaaaactttgagttttaatgataaggacaaaataaagggtaaaatgaatagtacaaagattaactttttagtgtaaaaatgtggtttttcgttaaagtgaacagtatcggatgtttttcgttaaagttccctaaaataaatcacatcacaCATGTGACACGTGCAACGTTATATGATCATTAAGGAGACCAAGATCATGACAGGTGCCACCGTACAACACTCCAGCGGCGGCGAAGCACTGCTACGGCAGCCGATTGACGGTCCGCATGAACGAAGATAGGCCCCCGTGTGGTGGTTGGTGCGGGGTCCGTTCGGAGATACGTCGGTGCACGGGCCTTGCATTATTGCCTGAGGTTATAGATCAACTTCGCCCCGTTTTCACACCGTCACCCGCCAAAATTACTTAATGGGTGGCGTGCTTTCATTGGCTGGGGACCCTGCGTGATCCTCCTTCCGTTAACGTCGGTGGAAACGTTTCCCGTGATCGTTCGTTCTCGTATGGGAAGATTCTCTCTATGCTTGTTTCCCGCACGCGCCATCAGTGTCTTGTAGCCTGACGTGTCCTTGTATGACTGGGTGAAAATCTGAGAGGACGAATATTTTCGGCTAGTGAGgattctttttgtgaggatccagATGATCCTttaatcgtgttcgttcatcgtaaatcatgcgatcagttttcgttggatattatttgtgttttaaataaaaaatttaaaatgatttatgacgTCACAAAAAAACTCCGAAGAGGATTCTCATTCATTATTGGCTATTTCAGCCGGCTATGTCGCGCATACCTAAGGCGCATCTTACTGAGTAATAAAGATCTAACGAAACAATGTATTTTACCCAAGAAGACCCTCTTCGGATCCTTTTGTTGAGGATCTGGGGATCCATAAATCAtgttcgtttatcgtacattgtacgatcagtttttgtcaaatattatttatatttatttttaaataacaatatttaaaataatttctaaccgtatgatatacgatgaacgaatacaATTTACAGATCTTccagatcctcacaaagaggatcctgaCTCGTATTTTACCGTTAAACAACAAATGCATCAAAGCAATATGGGATCTATTTTGGATGCATTGCCTTGCTGCCACGTGGTTGGCTTAGCCCTCTCTCCTTTTGGCAAAACCTCAAACCTACGAGGGGGATGTTAGGTAAACCACATTTTATAATTTGAATTATCTTTTTTATAGAGGTAGGGTTCATAATATAAGTAGGTCACACCTCTATTAGAAAGATAAATTACATATAATCTACAAACTATGTTCTTTGTAGCATTTTCTTTCTACTATTTAAACCATAAGGTTGATTATTAGTCTAGAAGGATTGGTCGTTTACATACAAGTGAGCTATTTATAGTTGATCTTACTTTGTGAGTCCTGCAAACATGAATGATGGAAATTAGTCCAAACACACGTGCCAcaagcagtggcgaagccaggatttaCCGAGGGAAAGGGCGAAATTCAAAAGAGTGCAAAGTCCAATCAAAATGGTTACTTTCACAGTAGAGAGGGGCAAAATTCCTCGTAACTTGTTATTCAAGCTCAACCAAATTGATGTACACAACTAGAGTTTTAGCCTAATTTTTCTAAGTTATTATTGAATTTATTTGAACTTGGTCAAAGTCGATAGGATTTCCAAACTAAAATTGAGTATAATGAGTTCTTGAGATCACCTCTCTTCTATTTTTAATGAGTGAATAAAGGCTCCAATTTTCCAAtatattttttcacctccgtttctttgattgagaaaaataaaagattagAAACCACAAAGGGGCAATTTAATcaaaaaacctagaaaaatcaaatggtccaCAATATCCCCAGATGGCTGGCTCTCTGCAAGTCTTACTATTTCTTCCCAAACCCATCAAATCAATTTAACTCAATTTTGTGCTTCTCCATCGAAGTGTGCTGAACAAAACCCAGTTCGTCAAATCTTTGATCTCCCTCTACCAATTGATCAAGACACCATTTTTCCACAATCCACACCCATAAATTGAGCTAATTAGAACAACACAGTTCCCAGATcttcccccctttttttttctactaCCAATATACTGCAATCATTCTACTGAACAGAACCCAATTTGTCAAATCTTTGATCTCACCCCACCAATTGATCAAGCCACCATTTTTTCCACAACCAACTTcacaattcttcaactttttcctttttcctgaACTAATTTTCTTGACAATGAAGCTTCAATGGAATCCAATACCAATACTTTtacacctttttcttcttcaaataaCCCTTTCCACAGCTTTCTCTCCAAGCCCCATGAACTGTACGGACACAACTCACCCGTGCACCTCCTTTTTGGCCTTTAAGCCTGAACCCAATGAGACTCTGCCAGTGATTCAGAGCTTACTTCCAAAAATCAACCACAGCGTTTCATGAGTCAAAAGCAAAGGGGCTGAACTAGTGCTCCAGGCTTGTTTGTCCGGTGAGGGGAGTGGgggccgccactcctcgccctcacgtggcttcgccactgaccACAAGTTCTACTATTTCCCAAATCACATAAACAAGATCGATCTAGTTAGTAAGGTAATCAAGAAAACATAGTTGCTCCAAAACCTCAAACACACTAAATCTTGTAATTCACATCTATGACTTAACGCATTATACTTCTAGTATGACACAAATACATCACAAAACACACCATAAAGTTAACCTCTTGTTTTACCACTCGTTAAagcaaaaaaggaaaaggaaccCAAAAGGTATAACTAGGAAAAGCCATTCAAGACACACAATCtaacaacaaaaaggaaaaagggtAATTAAGTCATTAAAACAATGATTAGTAAGTAGTAATTAAGCACATGAGCTCCAATCACGCTCTTGCAAATTAAGATTGTGGCATCAAACCCAAATACCAATTGCATAATTTGCATGCACGAGTTGTGAAGTGTGGAATTTGattcattagggtttcggaTTCCTTCACGCACAAGTTTTACTTTGGATAATCCACTTTTTGAAGCCATCTTTATCTTCGCGACAATCTTCTTCCCACTATTGGGGCCTTAGATGCAGGTCTTCATTATTCTTAAGGTTCTATGCATgcagaaatttttcagtgtactCGAAACACGGAGTGGTACATCACATATCATTATATAAGTGTAGGGAAGTTTTACTTTTCAAGTGTTCATCTACTTGTATGATGACATATGATGTACCATCTTATATTCcgagcacattgaaaaatctatcGTATGCATGGCGTAATGGCATTGTAACATCAACAACCACTCCTTGAGTCTAGAAACTAATCATTTATTGTGTTCCACAATTGCTTCAACAAGACTACACTTTGTAAAGTAGATATTGGATACCTCACTTTTCTCATTTCCTTGTCCTGCGGGACATCATCAAACGACTTAATAGAAAGACCGTTCCTTAAAGTATTTGAGTGATTTGTAGCCGTTGATACATGGGGTTAACTTTCATTGGCGTCAACAGTTAAAATCTTTTGAGTTTAGACTTGTAAACTAGATCAACATACGGCCATTTACTCATAATGTTCATGTTTATGCATTTGAGAGCTGTTATCAGTCAGCACTTTGACACAGTCAGCATGCTCTCATTTCTCCTTTGTCGTGTTTTTTCTTTCACTATAAAGAAATGTGTTCTAACAAcaattttaaaacattttttttggaaaatataaaggaaagtatttttagagatttgatttgatttggtctAAGTTTCCTTGTCTTGTGGACACAtgtttgattgattgattttttaatattgcTCTATTGTATTTTTATAAATACCTGCCTATGAAAAAGAATAAATTGTTGAAGTTGTAATTGAAAATTATGAGACGGTAGAGAATtctaaatttaataaataaaagaaaaaaccctTTAATTTCAATTATACTTCACTGCTTTTGTCGGTGCCCTGCAGGTTAAGGTTGCATATTGGCATACTGAATTCTGGTGAGTCTAAATGATCATGTCTCTTGTTATCTTATCTTGTGACCAATGCAACATAACTATGTACGGGGGCACATATATTTTTTGGGTATCAAAACAAGAAGGAGTGATTCCGCACgttgcttttattttatttatgattattGAATTGAACAAATCACATGATAATCGAGGggcatgaaaaaaaattaaaattaaaaaattgcaaaaggaaaaaaatgagtGTGAGAAAATCATTTCTCAAACACAATATTGACCACAACAAATCAAGAATTTTAATAAACCAAACTAAATCGATCATGTAGGGTTGGCTATACTTTGGCCAAATCATTACCAACATGGTTAGTTCAGTTTACAGTTTTAGGTCATAAGTTGAAAGAAACCAAATCTTGTCCACCTTTACTCAATACTATAACGCTACGTAGACAAACAAAAATAGCACGTGGGTTTCATCTATATTAGAATAGATAAGCGATGAGCAACGTGAGTAGTTTGTCGTGTGTTTAAATTTAAGAAGTCCACAATAGTTGTGATAGAAAGTATTTTGAGCCCGAAAATGACCCAACACTTTTCCATTCCAAAACAAAACTCAGATAGCCCAATTTTTGTTCGAGTTTGGGTCACACGGGGCAGCTGCTGGCCCAAtaacaaattttaagttttcAGTGCGGAAGCCAAAACTCCCACCACAGCAACTGAAATTTAAATCTCAACGGTAATACGCTTCGACTCCTAAAATCTCTTTCTGGACTCAGCCCCAACCTACATTGACTATGGCAGCTGCAATTGAGGTCCAGGTATCGCTGCTACCCGAAAACTGATGGCGGCGCCGATAGGGCTTGGAAACGGAGGAGAAAAAGGATGGTTATTTGCAGTTACACAAGAGCAAAGGGCAGCACCTTTTAACCAATCAACGGATTCTCgacaaaattgttaaaaaatccGCAATAAAACCCACCGACACCGTCCTCGAGATTGGACCCGGCACCGGAAATCTCACGCTCAATCTTGTAGAAGCCGCCCAGAGCGTCTTCGTCGTCGAACTCGATAAGCGGATGGTGGAGGTTCTCCAAAAACGTGTTGAGGAGAGTGGGGTTCAAGACCGTTTGACTGTAAGTTAAATGCCGCACAGGTGACGAAATGCCTGAATGAATATTTGAGCTTTTGGAATGAATGACATTGGTTAAGGCCTTTGATGATTGGTCTTTTTGTAGGTTATCAATAAAGATGCATTGAAGGCGGAGTTTCCTCCGTTTGATCTTGTTGTGGCGAACATTCCATACGGCATATCTTCGCCTCTGGTAGCTAAATTGGTTTACGGGGCAAGGCTGTTTCGTAGCACCACACTGCTGCTGCAAAGGGAGTTTGCGAGGAGATTGTTGGCCAAGCCATGCGACTCGGAGTTCAACCGCTTGGCTGTGAATGTGAACCTGGTGGCCGATGTCGAGTTTGTCATGGATGTGAGCAAGAAGGAGTTTGTTCCGTGCCCAGAAGTTGATTCGTCTGTTGTTATAATCCGCCCGAAAGCTGAAGTTCCGAATATTAATCTGGACGAGTGGTGGGCTTTCATAAAAGCTTGTTTCTGTAAGAAGAACAGAACGCTTGGGGCAACCttcaaacaaaagaagaaggTGATGGAGCTACTGGGGATGTTCAATTTGGCAGGCTCAAATGGTGAAGGCAAAGATTATATTAGTAGCAGCGACAACGATGACGATGAAGGAAAGAGTGATGAAGAGGAGTTTTCTCCGTCTTCTTGCTCGGAAATAGGGGCGAGTTCTTTCAAGGAGAAGTTAATTGGGGTTCTGAAATCAGGTAATTTTGAAGACAAGCGGCCTTCAAAGCTGTCGAATGAGGAGTTATTGCATTTACTGGCAATGTTTAATCAAAAGGGAATTTACTTTCATGATCACTCTTAAGAGTGGGAATGCAGAGAATGAAACATTTACTGTTGCTTACACTTGATAGCTATTAGCTTAAACTATTTGGAGGGAAATTCAAACTTTGAGTGCAGAGAAAAGCACACAATTCTAGTCAATTTGGCTACATCTAGACTTGCGATAGCTATTAACCTATTAGATACATGGTCTCACAATCTCACTCATTGGTTGGGATGTCACGTTTTGGGGATTCTTGAATCCAATCAGAGAGCACATCTCGCTATTAGTATCTGTCTCATAATGTGACGAGAGAGATGCCAATGGGGACATATCCCGATTACATGTTAGAATCTGTTGACATTTAGAGGCTCTCATACCGAATTATAGGAAAATTAACGTTAATATGACAATAATCCTATGATGCTTTCACAAATAATTGTTTATGGTTTTTGTTTTAGCTAAATTGGTTGAAATGATAATACCTAAATCTCAATGGATGAAGTAATgacttttttatgttttgattgATTTGTAGTCAGAAATTGATTTTGACCGGTTTAGTGCAATTATAATTTGTAAAGTTGATGATTTTAGTCAAAGTTCCTTGCGTCTATTCCTTTTCGTCATTTTCACAGTAGCTATACCACAAGCCTTGGGAAAACAAATCAATTTATTATggtttttttagtcaaaatggtccctgagatttgcataacacttCACTTTAGTCcctaagattgaaaatcaatagaaatggtccctaagattgtccaccatccattattttggttattccgttaaaaactctatTAAGTGTCGTGGAGCTCTTGGTTggaagcaaggaagaaaatatcggtaatatcggaaatatcggtag
Above is a window of Malus sylvestris chromosome 15, drMalSylv7.2, whole genome shotgun sequence DNA encoding:
- the LOC126602787 gene encoding ribosomal RNA small subunit methyltransferase, mitochondrial-like, with the translated sequence MAAAIEGLETEEKKDGYLQLHKSKGQHLLTNQRILDKIVKKSAIKPTDTVLEIGPGTGNLTLNLVEAAQSVFVVELDKRMVEVLQKRVEESGVQDRLTVINKDALKAEFPPFDLVVANIPYGISSPLVAKLVYGARLFRSTTLLLQREFARRLLAKPCDSEFNRLAVNVNLVADVEFVMDVSKKEFVPCPEVDSSVVIIRPKAEVPNINLDEWWAFIKACFCKKNRTLGATFKQKKKVMELLGMFNLAGSNGEGKDYISSSDNDDDEGKSDEEEFSPSSCSEIGASSFKEKLIGVLKSGNFEDKRPSKLSNEELLHLLAMFNQKGIYFHDHS